Within Pseudomonas tructae, the genomic segment GCGGTCCTGCGGGCCTTCGAGCTGGGCGTAGTTACTGGCTTGGGATATCTCCTGCTTGAGGCTGTCCAGGCGCAACTGCAAGGCCTGCAGGTCAGTCTGCGTCACTTTGATTGCGGTGTCGGCGGGGGCCTGCGCAGGTTCGGCGGCCAATAAACGGGTGGTACCCGCAAACAGCAGGGTGAGGGCGAGTATGCCGATCATCGTCAAAGCCTTGCGCATGGTACTGCCCGCTCAGGTGGTTGATCTCCCAGCCTATGAGGGTAGGTCAGTTTGCGGGTTTCAGGCACCGTACTACGCTGCTGATAGCCAAAGTTGCCAGGAAGCACTCAACTCGTGGACATGCGCTCAGATGGGTAATCGAATCCTTGCCGGCCTGGCGCTATGCTGTTTGCTGGCATCGATGCTGGTCAGCGGCGCAAGCCGGGCTGCCGTGGAAGCGGCGCTGCTTGACGCAGAACCTGCAGAACTGAAGATCGCCAACCGCAGCATCATGGTCTTTCACGCCACCCTGCTCGGCGAGGCGCCTGCCGCCCGGGTCAAGCGCGCCGAACAGGTGATCAACGAGCGGCTGGATGAAGGCTTCGACAACACGGTCAGTGTCGACGCCGTCCAGGGCAACTACCTGGTGCTGCTCGGTGACCGCCGGGCGTTCATCGTCTCGCCCGGTGACCTGGTCGGCGGCGAACTCAATATTCAGCAGGAGGCGCAGGCGGCGGCCTCGCGCTTGCGTCAGGTGGTGTCCGAAGCGCAGCAGGCACGCAGCCCGCGGTTTTTGCTCAGTGCTGCGGGGCTGAGCATCGCGGCGACCCTGGTGTACCTGCTGCTGCTCAGGCTCGCGGGCTGGTTGCACCGCAAAGCGCTGTCGTGGCTGCCCCAGCATGTGCGTAAGCACACCAGCGCCTTGCGTATTGGTCAAACCCAGCTGATCGACGCCAGCAACCTGTTTCCGCTGTTGCGGCGTTTGCTGGGCCTGGTGCGCTGGATTCTGGTAGCGCTGCTGACCTATGAATGGCTCAGCTTCGTCCTGCAACGCTTCCCCTACACCCGGCCCTGGGGCGAAAGCCTGAACCTCTACTTGTATGGGCTGCTGCGCCATGTGCTGACGGGCATGCTCGAGGCCATCCCGGGTTTGTTGATTGCCCTGCTGATTTTCTTCATTGCGCGCGGCATCATCGCCTTCAGCAAGCGCCTGCTCGAACGGCTGGCGCGGCCCGGGTCGATCAGCTGGTTGAACCAGGAAACCCTGCAGCCGACCACACGGCTGACGTCACTGGCGATCTGGCTGTTCGCCCTGGCCATGGCCTATCCGTACCTGCCCGGTGCCGACACCGAGGCGTTCAAGGGGCTGTCGGTCTTGATCGGCCTGATGATTTCCCTGGGCGCCACCAGCGTCGTCGGCCAG encodes:
- a CDS encoding mechanosensitive ion channel family protein, which translates into the protein MGNRILAGLALCCLLASMLVSGASRAAVEAALLDAEPAELKIANRSIMVFHATLLGEAPAARVKRAEQVINERLDEGFDNTVSVDAVQGNYLVLLGDRRAFIVSPGDLVGGELNIQQEAQAAASRLRQVVSEAQQARSPRFLLSAAGLSIAATLVYLLLLRLAGWLHRKALSWLPQHVRKHTSALRIGQTQLIDASNLFPLLRRLLGLVRWILVALLTYEWLSFVLQRFPYTRPWGESLNLYLYGLLRHVLTGMLEAIPGLLIALLIFFIARGIIAFSKRLLERLARPGSISWLNQETLQPTTRLTSLAIWLFALAMAYPYLPGADTEAFKGLSVLIGLMISLGATSVVGQAAAGLILTYTRTLRPGEYVRIGEYEGTVTELGMFTTTIRTGLGEVLTLPNSMITGAVTKNYSRVVQGQGYVVDTTVTIGYDTPWRQVEAMLLEAARRTEGVLESPRPQVFQTALSDFYPEYRLVAQAVPSEPRPRAELLTLLHANIQDVFNEFGVQIMSPHYLGDPQQEKVVPREHWYNAPAVRPESSEP